The following are encoded in a window of Haloarcula hispanica ATCC 33960 genomic DNA:
- a CDS encoding pyridoxamine 5'-phosphate oxidase family protein: MTIDELTDFGLHKMTDEEVEGFLSSQSMGTLGLPTDVEPYLIPMTYGYNGGGRLYFYFIGDNGSRKMELANQAESAAFLVYSAETAFNWESVGLIGTIQKLPEDRRGELDETTTPTWRPELFETASDSLETQIYEFQIEEWTGVRHTGLPPGFYN; encoded by the coding sequence ATGACTATCGACGAACTCACCGACTTCGGGTTGCACAAGATGACCGACGAGGAGGTAGAGGGGTTTCTCTCTAGCCAGAGTATGGGAACGCTGGGACTCCCAACAGACGTCGAACCCTACCTGATTCCGATGACCTACGGGTATAATGGAGGGGGGCGTCTCTACTTCTACTTCATCGGAGACAACGGAAGTCGGAAAATGGAGTTGGCCAACCAGGCAGAGTCGGCGGCATTCCTCGTGTACAGTGCGGAGACAGCGTTTAACTGGGAGAGCGTCGGACTCATCGGGACGATTCAGAAACTCCCGGAAGACAGACGTGGTGAACTCGACGAGACGACGACGCCAACGTGGCGCCCGGAACTGTTCGAGACCGCGAGTGACTCGCTTGAAACACAGATATACGAGTTCCAGATCGAGGAATGGACCGGCGTTCGACACACTGGTCTCCCGCCGGGATTTTATAACTGA
- a CDS encoding CBS domain-containing protein yields MAFPIRVNDVMSSPVETASPETTASTAAGRCHAGSIGSLVVVEDGEVLGIVTSDDFVRLLSEESSPEERSLSEFMSTHVVSVDASATLGAAVETMFEHDIARLVVFDGDELVGLVSTDDIVRHVPQILQRREIEGHEQQTANYYRHQETAYEKNDWDVEGTGLDDHHVNVGDRVEFSKTISEQDVRTFAAASGDTNRLHLDEEYASQTRFGRRIVHGTLVGGLISAALARFPGVTIYISQDLSFLKPADIDVRLTAVCEVVEDLGRNKYQLTTDVLNEDGEPIIEGQAAVLIDETPETGQVTVEALASG; encoded by the coding sequence ATGGCGTTCCCAATTCGCGTCAACGACGTGATGAGCAGTCCGGTCGAGACGGCGTCGCCTGAAACAACTGCCAGTACTGCCGCCGGCCGGTGTCACGCGGGCTCAATCGGGTCACTAGTCGTCGTCGAGGACGGAGAGGTCCTCGGCATCGTCACCAGCGACGACTTCGTGCGACTCCTCAGCGAGGAGTCGAGCCCGGAAGAGCGCTCGCTTTCGGAGTTTATGTCAACCCACGTTGTTTCGGTCGATGCGAGCGCCACCCTCGGCGCCGCGGTCGAAACAATGTTTGAGCATGATATCGCCCGGTTGGTCGTCTTCGATGGAGACGAGCTAGTTGGGCTGGTCAGCACTGACGATATCGTCCGTCACGTCCCGCAAATCCTCCAGCGGCGGGAAATCGAAGGCCACGAACAACAGACTGCCAACTACTACCGACATCAGGAGACTGCTTACGAAAAAAACGACTGGGACGTTGAGGGTACGGGACTCGACGACCACCACGTCAACGTCGGTGACAGAGTCGAGTTTTCGAAGACGATCAGCGAACAAGACGTGAGGACCTTCGCTGCCGCCAGTGGCGACACAAACCGGCTTCATCTCGACGAGGAGTACGCCAGCCAGACGCGGTTCGGCCGGCGAATCGTCCACGGGACGCTTGTCGGTGGATTGATCAGTGCTGCGTTGGCTCGTTTCCCCGGTGTAACTATATACATCTCACAGGACCTCTCGTTCCTAAAACCGGCCGACATCGATGTTCGCCTTACCGCAGTCTGTGAGGTTGTCGAGGACCTCGGCAGGAACAAATACCAGCTCACGACGGACGTGCTCAACGAGGACGGCGAACCGATAATTGAGGGCCAGGCCGCCGTCCTGATCGACGAGACGCCGGAGACAGGTCAGGTCACCGTCGAGGCCCTCGCCAGCGGGTGA